The sequence below is a genomic window from Streptomyces sp. B21-105.
TCAGCCCGCCCGGTCCGCTTCGCGTCGGAAGTCGCTAGGAAAGTGTCAGGTCCGTCGTGATGGTTTCCCAGAGGGCGTCGAACCACTTCTGGGATTCCGCCACGAACGCGGCGTCACGCCGGCCGGCCTCCTTCTCGAAGGAGAACAGCAGGGACCCGGTGCCGAGGACGTCGTACATGTCGAGGGTGCCGCTGTCGGTGAACTCCTCCCGCCGGGTGACCATGTAGTACGCGACCAGCGCCTCCCGGTCGTTGAGGAGGTACAGCTTCACCGGCGGGGTGAACGGCAGCGCGCGGAAGACGATGCTGACGTCGATGCCGTGCGAGCGCAGAGACTGAAGGTTGTGGCGCAGGACGTGCCCCTGGGCGTTGCGCATCGAGAGCCAGCGCTGGTGGACGGGGTCCGCGTCGCCCGGGCCCTCGACCGCGACCGGGAAGGCCAGGTTGATGTCGCGGGACGGCAGCAGGACGCGGACGTCGATCCGGGCGGGCTTCAGCTGCCCGCTGTAGATCAGCCGGAGGGGCTCGCCCATAGCGATCATGAGGCTCTCGGCGGTGAGACAGGCCGCGTCGATGCGCACGTGCGAGGCGGCGAAGGCCTCGGTCAGCCGCGGCGCCAGCCCGACCATCGTGGGCTGCGGCTCATCGTCGCCCCGCCCCGGCAGCTCGGCGATCCGGGGCGGGCTGCCCTTGCTCACGTTGGTGAGCAGCCCGTCGTCCTGCAGTAACCGCAGTGCCTGGCGGACGGCGCCACGCTCCACGCCGAACTCATCGGCGAGTTCCGCCTGGGTGGGCAGCCGGTCGCCGGCCTTGAGATCGCCGACCCGGATGCGTTCGCGCAGGACATCGGCGATCTCCTGGAACGGAATCCGTCTGCTGCCGAACACGGTCCTGTTCTCCTCGGTCACAGGACAAACGGTACGGCTCCCGGCCCGCCACGGCGAGGCACATGCCAGGAGCTATTGCATCAGGGTCAGATCCGAACTGATCGTCTCCCACAAGGAGTTGAACCACAGGTGGGACTGCTCGACGAAGGACGTGTCCCGCACCCCGGCGCCCGTCTCGAAGCCGAACAGCATCGACTGGGAGCCCTGGGCGTCGTAGATCTCCAGCTGCCCGTCCTCGGCGTCCCGTTCCTGCCGGCGGCTCAGGGTGTAGTACGCGAACAGCGCTTCCGTGCCGTTGAGGAGGTACAGCTTGACGGGCGGGGTGAAGGGCAGCGCGCGGAAGGTGACGTGCACGTCGATGCCGTGCGTGGAGCGCAGCATGCGCAGGTTGTGCCGCAGCACCTGTCCCTGGGCGTTGCGATGGGCGAGCCATGTGCGCTGCAGCTGCCCGGCGTCCGAGGCGTCCACCGGCGTGGGGAAGGCGAGGTCGATGTCCCGGGACGGCAGCAGCACCCGGACGTCGATCTTCGCCGGCCGCAGTCGCCCCGCGTGAATCTGCCGCAGGGGCTCGCCGAGGGCGGCGGTGAGGCTGGTGGAGGTCAGGCAGAGGGCGTCGATCTCGACGTGCGCGGCGGCGAAGGCGGCGGCGACACGGGGGCCGAGGGCCACCGCCGTGGGCTGCGGGGGAAAGGTCGGACCGGAGGTCGGCGGGTCGCCGGTCTCCGACGCGACGGTCGCCGGGCTCCCCTTCGACACGTTGGTCAGCAGGTGCTCGCTCTGGAGGATCCGCAGGGCCTGCCGTACGGTGCCGCGCTCGACGCCGAACTCCTCGGCGAGCTTGGCCTGCGTGGGCATGCGCTGGCCCGCCCGGAGCACACCGGATCTGATCCGGGCGCGCAGCTCATCGGCCACCTGTTCGTGCGACCGAGGGGATCTCTGCCGGCCGTTGAGGACGGCGCTCTCCTGCTTCACACCAGAACATTACAACTTTGCGCCAAGTCACGTCAGTTGTTCAACAGATGGTTCCAAGACACTTCCAAGTCGAGGCAACTAGGGCTAAGTTGGCAACCAACTAATCCAACATGGCTGTATTTCCAGCAGGTTGGTCGACCTCCCCTCCGGAGGGGAGCCGGGAGATCGACCAGGCGGTGAGCAACCCGGCGACAAGCGAACGGCACAGCCACAACCGAACAGCGGAACCACCGCACAGCCACAACTTCACATCGACAACCGAAGAAGCGACACCGAAGAAGTGACACCGAAGAACGGCTACGGACGCACCACCACGGATGCACAGCCACGGATGCACAGTCAGCCGCCGTCGGCGAAGGGAGCTCTCAGAACATGTCCGGGCACCAAGGCCGTCCGGACGTACGCAGCAGGGCGTCGGCCCCCCGCGCGGCGCCC
It includes:
- a CDS encoding winged helix-turn-helix domain-containing protein, with the translated sequence MFGSRRIPFQEIADVLRERIRVGDLKAGDRLPTQAELADEFGVERGAVRQALRLLQDDGLLTNVSKGSPPRIAELPGRGDDEPQPTMVGLAPRLTEAFAASHVRIDAACLTAESLMIAMGEPLRLIYSGQLKPARIDVRVLLPSRDINLAFPVAVEGPGDADPVHQRWLSMRNAQGHVLRHNLQSLRSHGIDVSIVFRALPFTPPVKLYLLNDREALVAYYMVTRREEFTDSGTLDMYDVLGTGSLLFSFEKEAGRRDAAFVAESQKWFDALWETITTDLTLS
- a CDS encoding winged helix-turn-helix domain-containing protein, producing MKQESAVLNGRQRSPRSHEQVADELRARIRSGVLRAGQRMPTQAKLAEEFGVERGTVRQALRILQSEHLLTNVSKGSPATVASETGDPPTSGPTFPPQPTAVALGPRVAAAFAAAHVEIDALCLTSTSLTAALGEPLRQIHAGRLRPAKIDVRVLLPSRDIDLAFPTPVDASDAGQLQRTWLAHRNAQGQVLRHNLRMLRSTHGIDVHVTFRALPFTPPVKLYLLNGTEALFAYYTLSRRQERDAEDGQLEIYDAQGSQSMLFGFETGAGVRDTSFVEQSHLWFNSLWETISSDLTLMQ